A single genomic interval of Trachemys scripta elegans isolate TJP31775 chromosome 3, CAS_Tse_1.0, whole genome shotgun sequence harbors:
- the RMND1 gene encoding required for meiotic nuclear division protein 1 homolog isoform X1 codes for MIQSEAMTVKLLGFLDRCSHVLMKICECQGLHKPRHPVLKLSNDVVRASFRTLAPNRVLNLCTPETATYCLTNLCERLKNWQRSEAKIVNYQIGEVYPPFRDHFDTLRTVIYKHGLSSVRKFMKMPKRSYSVVSTSKILPKQSILPTKRPPKAPRTKQPSRANQPLVSETEDLMQCTAFATADEYHLGNLCHDLTSYGYVEITSLPRDAANVLVIGTENAAKEYDPGMIFFFREGSVVFWNVEEKTMKKIMQVLERHEIQPYEVALVHWENEEINYRRGEGQSKLHRGEILLNSDLDIDEVILQKFAFSNALCLSVKLALWESSLDNFVESIQSIPEILKSRKKVKLSHADVMQKIGELFALRHCINLSSDLLITPDFYWDRENLEELYDKTCQFLSINRRVKVMNEKLQHCMELTDLMRNHLNEKRALRLEWMIVILITIEVMFELARVVF; via the exons ATGA ttCAGAGTGAAGCGATGACAGTAAAACTGCTTGGATTCCTGGATAGATGTTCCcatgttttaatgaaaatatgTGAGTGCCAAGGCCTTCATAAACCTAGGCATCCAGTGTTAAAACTAAGCAATGATGTGGTCAGGGCATCATTCAGAACTCTAGCACCAAACAGAGTCTTGAACTTGTGCACTCCTGAAACTGCTACCTATTGCTTGACAAACCTGTGTGAACGACTCAAGAATTGGCAAAGGTCAGAAGCAAAGATTGTGAATTACCAGATCGGAGAAGTTTATCCTCCATTCAGGGACCATTTTGATACTCTAAGGACTGTGATATACAAGCATGGACTAAGTAGTGTTAGAAAGTTTATGAAAATGCCAAAAAGATCTTATTCAGTTGTATCAACTAGTAAAATACTGCCAAAACAAAGTATTCTGCCAACTAAGAGACCACCGAAGGCACCTAGGACCAAACAGCCATCCAGAGCTAACCAGCCACTAGTATCAGAAACTGAG GATCTGATGCAGTGTACAGCCTTCGCAACAGCAGATGAATATCATCTTGGTAATCTATGTCATGACCTGACTTCATATGGATATGTTGAAATAACAAGTTTGCCTAGAG ATGCAGCAAATGTTTTGGTGATTGGCACAGAAAACGCTGCAAAAGAATATGATCCTGGTATGATCTTTTTCTTCAG GGAAGGATCTGTTGTGTTTTGGAATGTGGAAGAGAAAACT ATGAAGAAAATAATGCAAGTGCTGGAGCGGCATGAAATTCAGCCTTATGAAGTTGCACTGGTTCATTGGGAGAATGAAGAAATTAACTATAGGAGAGGAGA AGGCCAGTCAAAGCTCCACAGAGGAGAAATCTTGTTAAATTCTGACCTGGATATTGATGAAGTAATTCTGCAGAAATTTGCCTTTTCAAATGCTCTTTGCCTTTCTG TAAAACTGGCCCTTTGGGAATCATCCTTGGATAATTTTGTGGAATCTATCCAGTCAATTCCTGAG atattaaaatcaagaaaaaaagtgaaactcTCTCATGCTGATGTAATGCAGAAAATTGGGGAACTCTTTGCCTTacg GCACTGTATAAATCTGAGTTCAGACCTGTTGATAACTCCTGACTTCTACTGGGACAGAGAAAACCTTGAAGAGCTTTATGACAAAACCTGTCAGTTTCTCAGCATTAATCGCAGAGTTAAG GTAATGAATGAGAAACTTCAGCACTGCATGGAGCTGACAGACCTGATGCGAAATCACCTGAATGAAAAACGTGCACTGCGCTTGGAATGGATGATAGTCATACTCATCACTATAGAG GTCATGTTTGAACTTGCCCGAGTAGTTTTCTGA
- the RMND1 gene encoding required for meiotic nuclear division protein 1 homolog isoform X3 has product MQCTAFATADEYHLGNLCHDLTSYGYVEITSLPRDAANVLVIGTENAAKEYDPGMIFFFREGSVVFWNVEEKTMKKIMQVLERHEIQPYEVALVHWENEEINYRRGEGQSKLHRGEILLNSDLDIDEVILQKFAFSNALCLSVKLALWESSLDNFVESIQSIPEILKSRKKVKLSHADVMQKIGELFALRHCINLSSDLLITPDFYWDRENLEELYDKTCQFLSINRRVKVMNEKLQHCMELTDLMRNHLNEKRALRLEWMIVILITIEVMFELARVVF; this is encoded by the exons ATGCAGTGTACAGCCTTCGCAACAGCAGATGAATATCATCTTGGTAATCTATGTCATGACCTGACTTCATATGGATATGTTGAAATAACAAGTTTGCCTAGAG ATGCAGCAAATGTTTTGGTGATTGGCACAGAAAACGCTGCAAAAGAATATGATCCTGGTATGATCTTTTTCTTCAG GGAAGGATCTGTTGTGTTTTGGAATGTGGAAGAGAAAACT ATGAAGAAAATAATGCAAGTGCTGGAGCGGCATGAAATTCAGCCTTATGAAGTTGCACTGGTTCATTGGGAGAATGAAGAAATTAACTATAGGAGAGGAGA AGGCCAGTCAAAGCTCCACAGAGGAGAAATCTTGTTAAATTCTGACCTGGATATTGATGAAGTAATTCTGCAGAAATTTGCCTTTTCAAATGCTCTTTGCCTTTCTG TAAAACTGGCCCTTTGGGAATCATCCTTGGATAATTTTGTGGAATCTATCCAGTCAATTCCTGAG atattaaaatcaagaaaaaaagtgaaactcTCTCATGCTGATGTAATGCAGAAAATTGGGGAACTCTTTGCCTTacg GCACTGTATAAATCTGAGTTCAGACCTGTTGATAACTCCTGACTTCTACTGGGACAGAGAAAACCTTGAAGAGCTTTATGACAAAACCTGTCAGTTTCTCAGCATTAATCGCAGAGTTAAG GTAATGAATGAGAAACTTCAGCACTGCATGGAGCTGACAGACCTGATGCGAAATCACCTGAATGAAAAACGTGCACTGCGCTTGGAATGGATGATAGTCATACTCATCACTATAGAG GTCATGTTTGAACTTGCCCGAGTAGTTTTCTGA
- the RMND1 gene encoding required for meiotic nuclear division protein 1 homolog isoform X2: MTVKLLGFLDRCSHVLMKICECQGLHKPRHPVLKLSNDVVRASFRTLAPNRVLNLCTPETATYCLTNLCERLKNWQRSEAKIVNYQIGEVYPPFRDHFDTLRTVIYKHGLSSVRKFMKMPKRSYSVVSTSKILPKQSILPTKRPPKAPRTKQPSRANQPLVSETEDLMQCTAFATADEYHLGNLCHDLTSYGYVEITSLPRDAANVLVIGTENAAKEYDPGMIFFFREGSVVFWNVEEKTMKKIMQVLERHEIQPYEVALVHWENEEINYRRGEGQSKLHRGEILLNSDLDIDEVILQKFAFSNALCLSVKLALWESSLDNFVESIQSIPEILKSRKKVKLSHADVMQKIGELFALRHCINLSSDLLITPDFYWDRENLEELYDKTCQFLSINRRVKVMNEKLQHCMELTDLMRNHLNEKRALRLEWMIVILITIEVMFELARVVF, encoded by the exons ATGACAGTAAAACTGCTTGGATTCCTGGATAGATGTTCCcatgttttaatgaaaatatgTGAGTGCCAAGGCCTTCATAAACCTAGGCATCCAGTGTTAAAACTAAGCAATGATGTGGTCAGGGCATCATTCAGAACTCTAGCACCAAACAGAGTCTTGAACTTGTGCACTCCTGAAACTGCTACCTATTGCTTGACAAACCTGTGTGAACGACTCAAGAATTGGCAAAGGTCAGAAGCAAAGATTGTGAATTACCAGATCGGAGAAGTTTATCCTCCATTCAGGGACCATTTTGATACTCTAAGGACTGTGATATACAAGCATGGACTAAGTAGTGTTAGAAAGTTTATGAAAATGCCAAAAAGATCTTATTCAGTTGTATCAACTAGTAAAATACTGCCAAAACAAAGTATTCTGCCAACTAAGAGACCACCGAAGGCACCTAGGACCAAACAGCCATCCAGAGCTAACCAGCCACTAGTATCAGAAACTGAG GATCTGATGCAGTGTACAGCCTTCGCAACAGCAGATGAATATCATCTTGGTAATCTATGTCATGACCTGACTTCATATGGATATGTTGAAATAACAAGTTTGCCTAGAG ATGCAGCAAATGTTTTGGTGATTGGCACAGAAAACGCTGCAAAAGAATATGATCCTGGTATGATCTTTTTCTTCAG GGAAGGATCTGTTGTGTTTTGGAATGTGGAAGAGAAAACT ATGAAGAAAATAATGCAAGTGCTGGAGCGGCATGAAATTCAGCCTTATGAAGTTGCACTGGTTCATTGGGAGAATGAAGAAATTAACTATAGGAGAGGAGA AGGCCAGTCAAAGCTCCACAGAGGAGAAATCTTGTTAAATTCTGACCTGGATATTGATGAAGTAATTCTGCAGAAATTTGCCTTTTCAAATGCTCTTTGCCTTTCTG TAAAACTGGCCCTTTGGGAATCATCCTTGGATAATTTTGTGGAATCTATCCAGTCAATTCCTGAG atattaaaatcaagaaaaaaagtgaaactcTCTCATGCTGATGTAATGCAGAAAATTGGGGAACTCTTTGCCTTacg GCACTGTATAAATCTGAGTTCAGACCTGTTGATAACTCCTGACTTCTACTGGGACAGAGAAAACCTTGAAGAGCTTTATGACAAAACCTGTCAGTTTCTCAGCATTAATCGCAGAGTTAAG GTAATGAATGAGAAACTTCAGCACTGCATGGAGCTGACAGACCTGATGCGAAATCACCTGAATGAAAAACGTGCACTGCGCTTGGAATGGATGATAGTCATACTCATCACTATAGAG GTCATGTTTGAACTTGCCCGAGTAGTTTTCTGA